Part of the Sphingopyxis sp. 113P3 genome, ACGGCCCCAGCTACATCGCCGGCGAACTGGCCGAATATATCGAGGCCAACAAAATGAGCCATGTCCGCGGCGCTCCCATGCACCCGCAAACCCAGGGCAAGATCGAGCGCTGGCACCAGACCCTGAAAAACCGCATCCTGCTGGAGAACTACTTCCTGCCCGGCGACCTCGAAGCCCAGATCGAGGCCTTCGTCGAACATTACAATCACCAGCGCTATCACGAGAGCCTAAATAACGTGACGCCCGCCGACGCCTACTTCGGCAGGGCCCCGGCCATCATCGAACGACGAGAAAGGATCAAGCGACAGACCATCGAATATCGGCGCTTGCAGCACCGCAAGCTCGCCGCCTAACATCAACCCCCAGACGAGGCCCGCACTCCGCTAATCTACGCCGCGAGTTGTGCCGAATGTTCTGACGACGAACAAATAGATTATTTTAGTTAAGCCCAAAAGTTGCATGTTTCAGGGTGAGACGCCCCGCCCAGTATATATGAATTTGCAGGGGCGCGGAACGCGGCTCTTGGCCATATCTCTTTAAAATTGTGTCATTTTTAAAAAGCGCACCTTGGACGCTGCGGGAGATTTCCGGCGCCGTGCGCACGCTGTTGGCAGCGGGGTAGGGTTGCATTTGATGAAACCGGTTCTCGCCAAAGCCAACGAGGGTTTACAGCGCGCTCAAGACCAGTTTGCCGACGCCTTTCCCAGGGAAGGATCGCTGTACTCCTTCTCCCCATGCCCCGCGTCCGCGAGGCAAATCCTGGCGCTAGGACCGGACGGCGTAGACCTTCGCGCGGGGGGAGCACGGGCTGGACGGCATTAAGAGGACAAAAAGGCGCGGGGGGAGCGGGTCCGGCCAGCCGCTCCCCCGCTTCCGACGCTTTCGGCTGCGCCTAGGCGGTCTTCACGCTCACCCGCTGGTCGACAAGCTGCGCCTCGCCATAGGCGGTGAGAAAGGAGATGTCGGCGGCATCGCGGCCGGCCGCGATCTTGATGAGATCTCCCGCGCCTGCCATTCCGGTCGCATCGATCAGATGCCAGTCACCGCCGACAAACACCTCGGCGACCGCATGGAAATCCTGCGGCTCGACATGGGGCGCATAGGCGCTGACGACGCGCGCTGGGAAATCGGCGGCACGGGCGAGGGCGACGAGGACATGCGCATAATCCCGGCACACGCCGCGCCGCGCGAGGAAGCTGTCGATCGCGGTCGTTCCAGTATCGCTCGTGCCCGCAGCATAAGTGAAGCTCCGCGCGATCCAATCGCGCATCGCCGCGATCTTTGCGCCGCCCGCGATGTGGCCGAACTCGGCCTCGACAAAGGGGACGAGCTGGTTCGAGGGGCAATAGCGCGATTCGTTGAGATATTGCACCACGCCCGGGGGCAGGCGGTGAAGCGGCACCTGCGCAAGCGGTTCGAGCGGCCGGTCGCGGCGCTCGACTTCGACGATTGCGGAATAACGCGCCTGCAGCCGCCCGCCGCAGCGAACCCAGATCCGCTCGCCAATCCCGTCGGGGGCGGCGATACGGGCAAAATGTTCAGGCGTGCCCGCGTCGAAACGCGAGCGCGCGACATGCTGCTCGCCCGGTAGCGCTGAGGCCTCGACCTGAAGCATCAGATAGATGGGCTGGGGGAGACGATAATCGAGGAGGACGGAGATCTGGAACTTCATCGAGAGATAACGCACGGAGGGTCATTCGGTGGCGCGCCCCAAGCGAATATGGCGGGCCGCACGCAAATGCAAGGATGCGCAAAGCGCCTTGAGACGATATGGGGGCGCCCGCGCGCCCAGCGCCGTCCATTCCAAAGGTTCAGCATGACCGCCTCGCGCACTATCCCCTTCATTGTCGCCACCATCTTCATGGACGCGGTGGGTTTCGGCATCATCATGCCGGTGCTGCCGCAGCTGGTGATGGAGGTCGGGCGCATCGACCTGCCGGACGCGATCGAGGTCGGCGCGTGGATCGGCCTCGTCATGGCGGTTGCGACCTTTTTCGGCTCGCCGCTGCTTGGCAATCTCTCGGACCGCTTCGGGCGGCGGCGCGTGCTCCTGCTCGCGCTCGCCGGGCTCGCCGCCGACTATATTCTGCTGACTGTCGTCGACACCCTGCCCTGGCTGTTCATCGCCCGCGCCTTGTCGGGCTTCTTCGGGGGGAGCTACGCGACCGCGCAGGCCGCGATTGCCGACGTCACGCGCCCTGAAGAACGTGCGCGCAACTTCGGGTTCGTGGGCGCGGCCTTCGGGATCGGCTTCGTTGCGGGGCCGGTCATCGGCGGTTTCCTCGGGGAAATTGGGCCGCGCACGCCGTTCGTGGCCGCAGCGGTGCTTGCGGCGGCGAACATGCTCTATGGCCTCTTCATCTTTCCCGAAACGCTGCCAGCCGAGCGGCGCCGCGCCTTCGACTGGCGGCGCGCCAATCCGCTCGGCGCCTGGCGGGCGATGCGCGCGCTCGCCGGCATGGAGAGCGCCGCGCTGGTCCTGCTGCTCTGGCAGATTGCGAGCCTCGTATATCCGATGACGTGGAGCTTTTACTGCATCGCGCAGCTCGGCTGGACCCCGGGGATGATCGGCGCCAGCCTCGCCGCGGTCGGGGTGATGATCGCGATCGGCCAGACCTTCGTCGTCGGTCCCGCGGTCGCACGCTTCGGCGAGCGCGATGCGGCCACCTTCGGTCTGCTCGTCGCGGTCGCGATCTTTGTCGGCTTCGCCTTCGTCAGAACGACGTGGGGCGCCTTCCTGCTACTCGTCCCGACCGCGCTGCAAGCGCCGGTGCAGCCGGCGCTGATGGCGATGATGTCGCGCCGCGCATCGGCCGATACGCAAGGCGAGGTCCAGGGGATTTCGGCGATGGTCATGGGCTTCGGCCAACTCGTGGCGCCCCTCCTCCTCACCGGGACGATGGCATGGTTCACGGGACGAAGCGCGCCCGTCCATTTCCCCGGCGCGGCCTTTCTGGTGGCGGCCTTCTTCGGACTGCTCGCGGCCGCAATGCTGCGCCGCCTGCCGCGCGCCGCGCGAACCGAAGATTCAGAGATGCCGGCTCAGATACCTCCGTCGGTCACCGTATAGCCGGCGGCCTCTATGCCCGCAGTCACCGCCGCAACGCAGGCGGCGACGGCATCGGCGTCGGTCGAGCGGATCACGAAATTGGCGCCGGTTCGCCCTTCGCGGAAGAAAGGATAGCTGCCGATCGCGACGCCCGCATGAGCGATCTCGGCCGCACGCAAAATGTCGGCAACTTCGCTTTCGGGCGCCCAGGCGCCGATCGTGCGGGCAACGAGCGGGGCGCCGCCCTCGAGCTCGCCGGTGAGCGCGTCGAGCATGCCCGCGGTGATATGGGGAACCCCCGCCATCACGAAGAGATTGCCGATGCGGATGCCCGGCGCGCCCGACATGCGGTTCGGGATCAGCTCGGCGCCGGCTGGAACACGCGCCATGCGCAGCCGCGCCTCGGTGAGTTCGCCCCCGCGCGCCGAATAATAGCGCTCGAGGATCGCGCGGGCCTGCGGGTGGATCACCACCTCCACGCCCAAGGCCTTTGCCACCGCATCGACGGTGATGTCGTCGTGGGTCGGACCAATGCCCCCGGTTGTGAAAACATAATCATAGCGTGCGCGCAGCGCCGTCAGCGCGTCGACAATCTCTTCCTCGACGTCGGGAACGATCCGCACTTCGCGCAGGCGAATCCCCTGCACGTCGAGCCAGGTCGCGATCTGCGCGACATTCTTGTCCTGGGTGCGGCCCGAGAGAATCTCGTTACCGATCACCAGCACGGCGGCGGTCCAGATGCGTTCGTCGCTCATCCCTTTGCCTTAACCCGCTGCCGTGACAAAACAAGCCCACTGGAAGCCTGAGCATGTTCCTGATATGTTCCAGCCGAATCGACGGGAGATGATGGATGGCCGACAATCTCATATTCTACACCAACCCCATGTCGCGCGGGCAGATCGTGCGCTGGATGCTCGAAGAGGTGGGCGCCCCCTACGAAACGCGCTTGCTTGATTTTGGTACGACGATGAAAGCGGACGATTATCTGGCCATCAATCCGATGGGTAAGGTGCCCGCGGTCATCCATGCGGGCAAGGTGGTAACCGAATGCGCCGCGATCTGCGCCTATCTCGCCGACGCCTTCCCTGCCGCGGCCCTCGCCCCCTCCCCCGCCGATCGGGCCGATTATTATCGCTGGCTCTTTTTCACCGCCGGCCCCGTCGAGCAGGCGATCACCGCCAAGTTTTTCGGGATCGAGCCCGACGCCGACCAGCAACGCTCTGCGGGGTTCGGGACGCTCGAGCTCGCGCTCGGCGCGCTCGAGCGCGCGGTTGCGGGCAAGACCTATGTCGCCGGCGAGCGCTTCACCGCCGCCGACGTCTATGTCGGGAGCCAGATCGACTGGGGTATGGAGTTCGGCACCATCCCTGCGCGTCCCGCATTCGAGGCCTATGTCGCACCGCTGCGCGAGCGCGCGGCTTACAAGCGGGCCAAAGAGATCGACAACGGCCTCATTGCCGAGATGCAGGCGGCGAACCCCGCGTAGGAGGCGTCTCGCCATTCAGGATCAGCCCTTCATCGCCGCTGAGGCCGCGCCCTCAGGGCAGCGCGCGAAGGAGGCCAGCGGCGAGCGGCGCGAGCCGCGCAATTTGCGGGTCCTGCGATTCGGCTGCACTGACGTAGACCGCCTGGGCAAAGGCGGTGCTGTTGTGGACCGCGGCGAGCTTGGCATCGCTGTCAAGGGGCGGCTGAAGACGCTTGGCTCCGCCAGCGGCGAGCGCCTCGAACCAGGCGCTCCACGCCGATAGGTCGATGTCGGCGCGGCGGGCAAGGAAGAGTAGGGGCCGCGCAAGCCGGCCGGGCTCGCCATAATGATAAAAGACGGGTTCGCCGGGCACCACCTGCGACGCGATTGCACTGAGGAGCAAATCGGCATCAGCGCGCGTGAGCCGCGGGTTGAGCGCGAGCTGCAGCATGAGGTCGGCGCCGTGCGCAACGCCATGCCGCCACCCCTCGCCTTCTTCAAAGCCGCGATAATCGGTCACGCCGCTCAAATAGGCGCTCCCCGCTTCGGCGAGCACGTGAAGCTCCGCGTCGGTAAGCCAGGGAGCGATCCGGTCGGTGCGCGCGATCTCGGACAGCGCCAGCGCCGCAAATGGCCGGCGGAAGCCCAGCTCATCCTCCTGCGCCGCCAACGCGGCCGTCAGCTGCCGCAGCGCCTGGCGCATTTGGGGGGCGGTCAGCTGCCTTGCCCGCAGGCCCTCGGACCAGAGCATGTAGGCGAAATCGTCGCGCACCGCAGGATCGGGGTCGCCGAGACAATTGGCGAGGGCATCGAGATCAGCCTCGCCCGCCTTGGGAAAAAATGTGGCCGCATAGCTTTTAAGATCGCCATCGGCAGGCGGCGCGATCGAACAGACCGCCTCATTTGCGGCCGCCGCCGAGGGCGAGGCGATGACCAGCGCGGCCAGCAGACTCAATTGTTTCACCTGCCCCCTCCCTCAATGAAAAAAGCCCGGCGAGTGTTTCGCCGGGCTTTCGTGCCGTGTCTCTGCCGGTGCGCTTATTCGCGGCTGCCGAGCAGGTTGAGCAAAAAGGTGAACATGTTGACGAAGTCGAGGTAGAGGCTCAGCGCTCCCATTACCACCGACTTGCCCACGAAATCGGTGCCGCGGACATAGAAATACATGCTCTTGATCTTCTGCGTGTCATAGGCGGTGAGGCCCGCGAAAACGAGCACGCCGATGACGCTGATCGCAAGGCTGAGCGCCCCCGACTGGAAGATGAACGCGTTGAGCAGCATGGCAACGAGAATGCCGAACACGCCCATGATCAGGAAGGTGCCGAAGCCCGACAAATCCCTCTTGGTCGTATAGCCATAAAGGCTAAGGCCGAGGAATGCGGCGGCAGTCGCGAAGAAAGTCTGCGCGATCGACGTCTGGGTGAAGGCGAGGAAGATCGTCGACATCGACAGACCCATCACCGCAGCATAGACCCAGAAGATCGCCTGCGCCGCGGTCGTCGACAGCTTGTTGATGCCAAAGCTCAGCACCATCACGAAGGCCAGCGGTGCAAGCATCACCACCCACATCAGCGGGCTGCCGATCATCGAGGCCGTGAAGCCCGAATTATAGGCCAGCATTGCGACGATGCCCGTCAGCAACACCCCTGAACCCATATAGTTGTAAACCGACAACATGTACGACCGCAGACCGGCATCAACGGCTCCGTCTGCCGTACGGACGGCGCCAAAACCGGACGCCGCCACATTGGGGTCGTTCCAATTCGCCATTATCAAATCTCCATCACTGGCCAGACCATACCGGCCGTACGGGCAATATCGGCATTTTATCCGCGGCTTTCAAGCGAAACCGGTAAAAACGGGAAATGGGGCCGAGCAAGCGTGACCCAGCGCGGCGGGGCGCCTATGTTCGCCGCGCCATGCCCAAGCACCGCCTGTTCGTCGCCCTCCGCCCGCCGCGCGCCATTCGCGCCGAGCTCCTTGGCGCGATGCATGGACTGGCGGCGGCGCGCTGGCAGAGCGACGAACAGCTCCATCTCACGCTGCGCTTCATCGGCGAGGTCGACCGCCACCGCGCAGAAGATATCGCCGCAGCGCTCGGCGTCCTCCACGCCCCCGCGGTCACGGCGCGCATTTCCGGGGTCGGGATATTCGAGCGGCAGGGCCGCCCGCACACGCTCTGGGCGGGGGTCGAACCGCACGCACCGCTCGCTGCGCTCCACCGCAAGGTCGACCAATGCCTCATGCGCGTCGGTATTGCCCCCGAGACGCGCGCCTTCACGCCGCACATCACGCTCGCGCGGCTCAACCGCTCGGCAGGGCCAGTCGCGCCCTTTCTCGCGCTTCACGGCGATCTTGCAAGCGCGCCCTTTCTCTTCGGCCATGTCATTCTCTTCGAAAGCGAGCTCGCGCGCGGAGGCTCGCGCTATCACCCAGTCGCGCGCTACCCGCTTGAGAATTTGGACACGAGCGCCGAGGCGACTGCGCTGACGTCGGCCCAGGTCGCCGCGAAGCCCCCCTCGTCGCCATAATAGGGATCGGCGACGCTTTCACCCGCGCGCCCCGGCACAAGATCGAGCATCAGCATGAGCTGCGCCGTCGCATCGGAAGGCCGGATCGCTTGCGCATCGCGCAAATTCTGGGTGTCGGCAGCAAGGATGAGGTCAAAGCGCCGAAAATCCGCCACGACAAGCTGGCGTGCGCAAAGAGCGCCGATGTCGGTTCCGCGCCGCCGCGCCTCGGCCTGGGCGCGGGGATCGGGGGCCTTGCCAACATGCCAGTCGCCGGTGCCAGCCGAATCGAGCCTCCCTGCAATCCCCGCTTCGGCGAATGCCGCACGCGCGGCGCCCTCTGCGAGCGGAGAGCGACAGATATTGCCAAGACACAGGAACAGGATGGCCGGGACATCGGATCGGTCGTGATTCATGGGTCCTATCGCTCTAAAAAAAGTTGAACCGACTTTCAACTTGCGCTGCTTCGCGGCTCTGCTAGCCATGTCGGCCAACGATAATGGGCGAGGGAGCGCGGTGCCAGATGGCTGACACGATAAATGAGGCAAGGGCGGGAGCCGAAAGCGCAGAGGCAGAGCCGCGCGCAACGGGCTACAGCTGGTATGTCCTCGGCGTCCTCGTCATCGTCTACATCCTCAATTTCATCGACCGCCAGATCATCAGCATCCTTGCCGTCGACATCAAGGCCGACCTCGGGCTCAAGGATGGCGACATGGGCTTCCTCGGCGGCGCCGCCTTTGCGGTCTTCTATGCCTTGTTCGGCATCCCGCTCGGGCGCCTTGCCGACAATTGGAGCCGCGTCCGGCTGCTGTCGATCGGTCTGACCTTGTGGTCGGCCATGACCGCCCTGTCGGGCTTTGCCTATGACAAGATCAGCCTCACCTTCGCACGCATGGGGGTCGGGGTCGGCGAGGCGACCGCAAGTCCCACCGCCTATTCGCTGATCTCGGACTATTTCCCGAAGCGGCAAAAGGCCACCGCCCTCGCCATCTATTCCTCCGGGCTCTATCTCGGCGGCGGTGTGTCGCTGTTCATCGGCGCGCTGATCGTCGAGGCGTGGAACAAGGCGTGGCCGGCGGGCGGGCCGATGGGACTTGTCGGCTGGCAGGCCGCCTTCCTGGCGGTCGGCATTCCCGGCCTCATTCTCGCGCTGTGGGTCGCGAGCCTGCGCGAACCCGTCCGCGGCGCAATGGACGGCGCTCCCAGCGAGGGTTCACCGACGCCATTTCGCGAATTCGGCAAGGATCTCTCGATGATCGTCCCGCCGCTGACGCTGTGGGGCGCGGCAAAGCGGGGACCGAGGGCGCTCGCGGTCAACATCGGCTTTGCAGCAGCCGTCGCCGCCTTCGCCTTGTGGATGATCCGCCTGACGGGCAATGTCCCGCAATGGAGTGCGGTCGCGCTTGGCTATTATGCGGTTTTTTCGTGGGCGAGCGCGCTTCGTGCCAATGACCCTGCGACCTTCCGCCTGATCTGGGGTACGCCGGCGTTCATCTGCACCACGCTCGGCTACGGCCTCGTCAGTCTCGCCGCTTATGCGCTGGCTTTCTGGTCGGCGCCCTACGCCGAAATCGTGCTCGGTCTTCCCAAGCAGGAGCTCGCCATCATCCTCGGAGGCAATGGCGCGCTCAGCGGCTTCGTGGGCGTGATCCTTGGCGGATGGGCGGCCGATCAGCTGCGCAAACGCAATCCGGCTGGCCGCATCTGGATGATCATCTTTGGCGTCGTCGCGCCGATCATTCCGATCTGGATCGGCTACACGACCGCAGACCCGACGCTCTTCTATGTCATGAATTTCCTTGCAGGACTTTTCGGTGCCGCAGCGCTCGGCGCTGCGGCGGCGACGACGCAGGATCTCGTGCTGCCCCGGATGCGCGGAACGGCAACCGCCGCCTTCTTCCTCGGCACGACGCTCGTGGGCCTCTCCTTCGGCCCCTATATGGTCGGGCAGATTTCAGATCTCGCGGGCACCCTTGTCGACGGCAAGCTCATCGGCGACCTGCGCACCGGCATTTTGTCGCTGATCGGCGTTGCGCCGATCGCGCTGGGCCTTCTTCTTTATGCCTATCGCGCCGTGCCGCAGGCCGAGGCGACGATCGCCGACCGAGCGGCGCAGGCGGCCGATGCCTGAACCCACGCCGGTCGCAGTGCCGAGGCGTCGCGACCAGCCCGTCAGTTCGCCTGCGGGGTGACGATCACGCCGCAGGCGATGCGATCGCCGCTGTTGCCACTCGGGTCGCTCCGGTAATCGTCGGGCCCCGCATGAATGACGAAGGCCGCGCCGTCGGCGTCAAGAAGCGCATTCTCCCCCGCTAGGCGCGTGCCGACAAGGTGGAGCGACGCGCGGCCGATCGTGTCGGGCTCGATCACCAGATTGGGAAGGTCGCCGTGATGCGCGCCCATCGGGTTGTCGCGGCCATGCTGCGCACCCGTCGGGTTCCAGTGCGGTCCCGCGCTGGTGAACCCCGGCGGCGTGCACTGCCCCACCGCGTGAAGGTGCATCCCATAGGTGCCCGCTTCGAACCCGCGCGCGATGACCTCGATCCGAAGACCGCTGTCGTCCCTGAAGATGTCGACGCGGCCGCGATCCGCGCCGCGGGCGTCATGGAGCTGTGCGGTCGCGTCGGGCACCGGCAGCTTTTCCGTGTCGCCTCCCGTCGTCGCGCACGCTCCAAGTCCCAGCGCCGCGAGCGTGACCGCGGCGATGCCCGCCAGCCGTTTTGAACCGATCGTCATCATCGAGCTCCCCATTTTATGCTGGGCTCGCTGCCTCTCGCCGCGAATCCACGAAGGGGATGATGCCCCTAATCGCTGCGGGTTCCAATAGCTATGTGTCTGAAACCGTGGCGTGCGACTTCATCGCGGCGGTAGATGTTGCGCAGGTCGACGAGAAGCCTGTCGGTCATCGTGGCGCCGAGGCGCGCGAGGTCGAGAGCCCTGAAGGCGTCCCATTCGGTGACGATGGCGACCGCGTCGGCGCCTTCGGCCGCAGCATAGGCGCTGTCCTTCATCTCGACCTCGGGCATCATCGGCGCTGCGATCGCCATGCCCTCAGGATCATAGGCAGTGACGCGTGCGCCGGCGTCGAGCAGGGTCTGGACGATCGCAAGGCTCGGCGAATCGCGCATGTCGTCGGTGTTCGGCTTGAAGGTAAGGCCGAGGAGCGCGACCGTCTTGCCGCGCGCATTGCCGCCCATCGCGGCGATGATCTTGCGTCCCATGGCGCGCTTGCGAAGATCATTGGCCTGCACGGTCGCCTCGACGAGCCGCAGCGGCACGTCATTGTCCTGCGCGGTCTTGAGCAGCGCGAGCGTGTCCTTGGGAAAGCAGCTGCCGCCATAGCCGGGACCGGCGTGAAGGAATTTGGCGCCGATCCGGTTGTCGAGCCCGATGCCGCGCGCCACGTCCTGGACGTCCGCGCCCACCGCTTCGCACAGGTCCGCAACCTCGTTGATGAAGGTGATCTTGGTCGCGAGAAACGCATTGGCCGCATATTTGATCATCTCCGCGGTGCGGCGGCGGGTGACGAGGATCGGTGCTTCGTTGAGGAAGAGCGGGCGATAGATTTCGCGCAGCACGGCCTCCCCGCGCGCATCCTCGGCCCCGATGACGATCCGGTCGGGGCGTTTGAAATCACCGATCGCGGCGCCTTCGCGCAGAAACTCGGGGTTCGAGGCGACGCTGTGCGTCCGCCCCGGCGCCTGACCCCGCAGAATGCGCTCGACCTCGTCCCCCGTGCCAACGGGCACGGTCGACTTGGTGACGATCACGCAGTCGTGGTTGAGCGTCGCGGCGAGCTCCTCGGCAGCGCCGAAGACGTAGGACAGATCGGCATGGCCATCGCCGCGGCGCGAGGGCGTGCCGACCGCGATGAAGACGGCGTCGGCCTCTGCCACCGCCGGCGCAAGGTCCGTGGTGAAGGAGAGCCGTCCTGCCGCGACGTTCGCCGCGACGAGCGCGTCGAGCCCCGGCTCGTAGATCGGCATCCGTCCCGCATCGAGCGCCTCGATCTTCCCCGCGTCCTTGTCGACACAGACGACATCGTGCCCGAAATCGGAGAAGCAGGCCCCCGACACCAGGCCCACGTAACCGGTTCCGATCATGGCGATTTTCATGGCGCACCTTCTGCTTGCGCCGCGCACGGCGGCGATGCGTCCTTAAGGACAAAAGACCCAATGGAAAAGGGCCGCGAATTGCTTCGCGGCCCTTTCCGACAATCGCGTTAAGGATCGATGATCAGAAAACGCGGGCGTATTGTTCGTTCCCGACGAAGCCGAGCTTGCCGACCCCGCTGCGCTTGATCACCGCCATGACATTGTCGACGATGTAATAGCGAGCAAAGGGATCGGGCTGCACCTGCAATTCGGGTTCGACCGGCAGTGCCTTGGTCTCTTCCAGATATTGCGCAAGCTGCGCCAGGTCGATTGCGGTGCCGTTCCAGCTGATCGTGCCGGCGGCGTCGATCATCACCTTGTTCTTTTGCGGATCGACATTGTTCTGATTATCCGACGGAACGGGCAGATCGATCTTCACCGCGTGAGTCTG contains:
- a CDS encoding Bax inhibitor-1/YccA family protein; the encoded protein is MANWNDPNVAASGFGAVRTADGAVDAGLRSYMLSVYNYMGSGVLLTGIVAMLAYNSGFTASMIGSPLMWVVMLAPLAFVMVLSFGINKLSTTAAQAIFWVYAAVMGLSMSTIFLAFTQTSIAQTFFATAAAFLGLSLYGYTTKRDLSGFGTFLIMGVFGILVAMLLNAFIFQSGALSLAISVIGVLVFAGLTAYDTQKIKSMYFYVRGTDFVGKSVVMGALSLYLDFVNMFTFLLNLLGSRE
- a CDS encoding low molecular weight protein-tyrosine-phosphatase — encoded protein: MNHDRSDVPAILFLCLGNICRSPLAEGAARAAFAEAGIAGRLDSAGTGDWHVGKAPDPRAQAEARRRGTDIGALCARQLVVADFRRFDLILAADTQNLRDAQAIRPSDATAQLMLMLDLVPGRAGESVADPYYGDEGGFAATWADVSAVASALVSKFSSG
- a CDS encoding DUF2785 domain-containing protein, with the translated sequence MKQLSLLAALVIASPSAAAANEAVCSIAPPADGDLKSYAATFFPKAGEADLDALANCLGDPDPAVRDDFAYMLWSEGLRARQLTAPQMRQALRQLTAALAAQEDELGFRRPFAALALSEIARTDRIAPWLTDAELHVLAEAGSAYLSGVTDYRGFEEGEGWRHGVAHGADLMLQLALNPRLTRADADLLLSAIASQVVPGEPVFYHYGEPGRLARPLLFLARRADIDLSAWSAWFEALAAGGAKRLQPPLDSDAKLAAVHNSTAFAQAVYVSAAESQDPQIARLAPLAAGLLRALP
- a CDS encoding UDP-glucose dehydrogenase family protein encodes the protein MKIAMIGTGYVGLVSGACFSDFGHDVVCVDKDAGKIEALDAGRMPIYEPGLDALVAANVAAGRLSFTTDLAPAVAEADAVFIAVGTPSRRGDGHADLSYVFGAAEELAATLNHDCVIVTKSTVPVGTGDEVERILRGQAPGRTHSVASNPEFLREGAAIGDFKRPDRIVIGAEDARGEAVLREIYRPLFLNEAPILVTRRRTAEMIKYAANAFLATKITFINEVADLCEAVGADVQDVARGIGLDNRIGAKFLHAGPGYGGSCFPKDTLALLKTAQDNDVPLRLVEATVQANDLRKRAMGRKIIAAMGGNARGKTVALLGLTFKPNTDDMRDSPSLAIVQTLLDAGARVTAYDPEGMAIAAPMMPEVEMKDSAYAAAEGADAVAIVTEWDAFRALDLARLGATMTDRLLVDLRNIYRRDEVARHGFRHIAIGTRSD
- a CDS encoding spinster family MFS transporter, whose amino-acid sequence is MADTINEARAGAESAEAEPRATGYSWYVLGVLVIVYILNFIDRQIISILAVDIKADLGLKDGDMGFLGGAAFAVFYALFGIPLGRLADNWSRVRLLSIGLTLWSAMTALSGFAYDKISLTFARMGVGVGEATASPTAYSLISDYFPKRQKATALAIYSSGLYLGGGVSLFIGALIVEAWNKAWPAGGPMGLVGWQAAFLAVGIPGLILALWVASLREPVRGAMDGAPSEGSPTPFREFGKDLSMIVPPLTLWGAAKRGPRALAVNIGFAAAVAAFALWMIRLTGNVPQWSAVALGYYAVFSWASALRANDPATFRLIWGTPAFICTTLGYGLVSLAAYALAFWSAPYAEIVLGLPKQELAIILGGNGALSGFVGVILGGWAADQLRKRNPAGRIWMIIFGVVAPIIPIWIGYTTADPTLFYVMNFLAGLFGAAALGAAAATTQDLVLPRMRGTATAAFFLGTTLVGLSFGPYMVGQISDLAGTLVDGKLIGDLRTGILSLIGVAPIALGLLLYAYRAVPQAEATIADRAAQAADA
- a CDS encoding superoxide dismutase family protein, which produces MTIGSKRLAGIAAVTLAALGLGACATTGGDTEKLPVPDATAQLHDARGADRGRVDIFRDDSGLRIEVIARGFEAGTYGMHLHAVGQCTPPGFTSAGPHWNPTGAQHGRDNPMGAHHGDLPNLVIEPDTIGRASLHLVGTRLAGENALLDADGAAFVIHAGPDDYRSDPSGNSGDRIACGVIVTPQAN
- a CDS encoding competence/damage-inducible protein A, producing MSDERIWTAAVLVIGNEILSGRTQDKNVAQIATWLDVQGIRLREVRIVPDVEEEIVDALTALRARYDYVFTTGGIGPTHDDITVDAVAKALGVEVVIHPQARAILERYYSARGGELTEARLRMARVPAGAELIPNRMSGAPGIRIGNLFVMAGVPHITAGMLDALTGELEGGAPLVARTIGAWAPESEVADILRAAEIAHAGVAIGSYPFFREGRTGANFVIRSTDADAVAACVAAVTAGIEAAGYTVTDGGI
- the thpR gene encoding RNA 2',3'-cyclic phosphodiesterase, which codes for MPKHRLFVALRPPRAIRAELLGAMHGLAAARWQSDEQLHLTLRFIGEVDRHRAEDIAAALGVLHAPAVTARISGVGIFERQGRPHTLWAGVEPHAPLAALHRKVDQCLMRVGIAPETRAFTPHITLARLNRSAGPVAPFLALHGDLASAPFLFGHVILFESELARGGSRYHPVARYPLENLDTSAEATALTSAQVAAKPPSSP
- a CDS encoding glutathione S-transferase family protein, producing the protein MADNLIFYTNPMSRGQIVRWMLEEVGAPYETRLLDFGTTMKADDYLAINPMGKVPAVIHAGKVVTECAAICAYLADAFPAAALAPSPADRADYYRWLFFTAGPVEQAITAKFFGIEPDADQQRSAGFGTLELALGALERAVAGKTYVAGERFTAADVYVGSQIDWGMEFGTIPARPAFEAYVAPLRERAAYKRAKEIDNGLIAEMQAANPA
- a CDS encoding transglutaminase-like domain-containing protein, with product MKFQISVLLDYRLPQPIYLMLQVEASALPGEQHVARSRFDAGTPEHFARIAAPDGIGERIWVRCGGRLQARYSAIVEVERRDRPLEPLAQVPLHRLPPGVVQYLNESRYCPSNQLVPFVEAEFGHIAGGAKIAAMRDWIARSFTYAAGTSDTGTTAIDSFLARRGVCRDYAHVLVALARAADFPARVVSAYAPHVEPQDFHAVAEVFVGGDWHLIDATGMAGAGDLIKIAAGRDAADISFLTAYGEAQLVDQRVSVKTA
- a CDS encoding MFS transporter; this translates as MTASRTIPFIVATIFMDAVGFGIIMPVLPQLVMEVGRIDLPDAIEVGAWIGLVMAVATFFGSPLLGNLSDRFGRRRVLLLALAGLAADYILLTVVDTLPWLFIARALSGFFGGSYATAQAAIADVTRPEERARNFGFVGAAFGIGFVAGPVIGGFLGEIGPRTPFVAAAVLAAANMLYGLFIFPETLPAERRRAFDWRRANPLGAWRAMRALAGMESAALVLLLWQIASLVYPMTWSFYCIAQLGWTPGMIGASLAAVGVMIAIGQTFVVGPAVARFGERDAATFGLLVAVAIFVGFAFVRTTWGAFLLLVPTALQAPVQPALMAMMSRRASADTQGEVQGISAMVMGFGQLVAPLLLTGTMAWFTGRSAPVHFPGAAFLVAAFFGLLAAAMLRRLPRAARTEDSEMPAQIPPSVTV
- a CDS encoding ExbD/TolR family protein, whose product is MAMAVGDRDENEPMMDMNTTPLIDVMLVLLIMFIITIPVQTHAVKIDLPVPSDNQNNVDPQKNKVMIDAAGTISWNGTAIDLAQLAQYLEETKALPVEPELQVQPDPFARYYIVDNVMAVIKRSGVGKLGFVGNEQYARVF